In the genome of Magnolia sinica isolate HGM2019 chromosome 2, MsV1, whole genome shotgun sequence, one region contains:
- the LOC131226174 gene encoding 7-deoxyloganetin glucosyltransferase-like, which produces MGSLLTQKPHVICIPYPSQGPMNAMLHLAKILHFRGFYITFVNTEFNHQRLVRSKGPDSIKGFDDFRFETIPDGLTTLNQDRTQDITALCDSLRKNFHSPLLDLLKKINAMPNVPPVTCIISDGFLSFTLQAAEELGIPEYLFYTLSACGLLCGLYFQELVERGYIPLKDESCLTNGYLDTRIDWIPEMKDIRLRDLPSFIRTTSIDDIMFNNELENAKNAPRAKGVILNTFEDLECDVLEAIQSKFSLQIFPIGPLVLLSHQISESPSKSIALNLWKVDTTCLKWLDTREPGSVLYVNFGSITVMTAHQVREFAWGLSNSNHPFLWIIRPDLVMGDTVILLEDFIEETKGRCLLADWCAQEQVLAHPSIGGFLTHCGWNSTVESVGSGVPMICWPFFADQQTNCRYICTEWGIGMEIDTNVKRDEVEKLVRELMEREKGKEMKLKALEWKESAENSTKKGGSSYVNLDKLVNDMILGNS; this is translated from the exons ATGGGGTCTCTACTAACCCAGAAGCCCCATGTGATATGCATCCCATATCCATCCCAAGGCCCCATGAACGCTATGCTACATCTAGCCAAGATCCTCCATTTTAGAGGCTTTTACATCACCTTTGTCAACACCGAATTCAACCACCAACGCCTAGTGAGGTCTAAAGGCCCGGACTCCATCAAGGGCTTCGATGATTTCCGATTCGAGACCATACCCGACGGTCTTACAACACTCAATCAGGACCGCACACAAGACATCACGGCCCTATGCGACTCCCTTAGGAAGAATTTCCACTCTCCACTCCTTGATCTCTTAAAGAAGATCAATGCCATGCCGAATGTTCCCCCAGTCACTTGCATAATATCCGACGGATTCTTGAGCTTTACTCTACAGGCGGCCGAAGAGCTAGGCATCCCGGAGTATCTATTCTATACACTAAGCGCGTGCGGTTTACTGTGCGGTCTTTATTTTCAGGAGCTCGTCGAGAGAGGCTACATACCATTGAAAG ATGAGAGTTGCTTAACCAATGGATATCTCGACACACGCATCGACTGGATTCCAGAGATGAAAGACATTCGACTAAGGGACTTGCCGAGTTTCATTAGAACAACGAGTATTGATGATATCATGTTTAACAACGAGTTAGAAAATGCAAAGAATGCACCAAGAGCTAAGGGAGTCATTCTCAACACGTTTGAGGATTTGGAATGTGACGTTCTGGAAGCAATCCAATCCAAGTTCTCGCTTCAGATCTTTCCTATAGGTCCTTTGGTGTTACTGAGTCACCAGATATCCGAAAGCCCATCCAAGTCCATCGCATTGAATTTGTGGAAAGTAGATACTACTTGTCTGAAGTGGCTGGACACAAGAGAGCCTGGATCGGTCCTTTATGTGAATTTTGGGAGCATCACAGTCATGACGGCACACCAGGTGAGGGAGTTTGCTTGGGGGCTTTCGAATAGCAATCATCCCTTCTTATGGATCATTCGACCTGATCTTGTGATGGGAGATACAGTAATTTTGCTAGAGGATTTCATTGAAGAGACAAAAGGAAGGTGCCTGCTAGCAGATTGGTGTGCACAAGAGCAAGTTCTTGCACACCCTTCCATCGGAGGATTCCTAACGCATTGTGGGTGGAATTCAACAGTTGAAAGCGTAGGGAGTGGGGTGCCCATGATATGTTGGCCATTCTTCGCTGACCAACAAACGAATTGCCGGTACATATGCACCGAGTGGGGGATTGGAATGGAAATCGACACCAATGTGAAAAGAGATGAAGTGGAAAAGCTGGTAAGGGAATTGATGGAAAGAGAAAAAGGTAAAGAGATGAAGCTGAAGGCCTTGGAGTGGAAGGAGAGTGCTGAGAATTCTACCAAGAAAGGAGGCTCTTCTTACGTGAATTTGGACAAACTAGTAAATGATATGATTCTTGGTAATAGCTGA